A stretch of DNA from Oryza brachyantha chromosome 4, ObraRS2, whole genome shotgun sequence:
CAAATAACTTGAAAACCTTTACATTTTAAAACGGATGTACGGTAGAATATTATAAGAGAGGAACAGAGGTGACGATTGCTTTCTCTAGTCGGTGGTGTCCGGCCGTCCTCGGCGGCTCGGAGCCGTCCAACGTCGCGTGGCGTGGTCCCTTCGTGGATGCCGGCCATTCGCGTCACGTGGGCGTGGGGCATCGGTTCCTTCCCCGAACCGAGCAGGCAAagcaggttttttttttgcccgtTTCGGGCTTGCGTCCTGTCGCTGGCGGAAAGTTGCTGGGCCTTtgcttggttggttggttagGGTAGTGGGCTCAGCTGGTATTCTGGTCtgggccatggccatggccatggccttGTCTGCAATTTTTTGGGCCGATCGTGGCATTGCCTGTAGCCTCGGCCCAGTTATTAGAGGATAAGAGTTCGTTTGCATCTTATTAGGAATAAGTTCATCAAAGCTCCCTTGACTTAATCTCGAATCTTGAGTCTGTCTGAGATCCTTAACACATCGATGTATATCACTGAACTCACATAAACCGTTTAGAAAAGATCACGTGACAATATTGATTCTATTTCTGCTTGATTTCGTTTATGTAACGTATAGTGGGGCCTCACAGGTCAGCAGCGCGAcactcttcttcctctcttctttgCTTCTGTCTCTCTCACCCATGGGCGACGGCGGTCTGGCTAGGGTGCAGGCGGCAAGCGATGGAGACACGGCAAGAGAGAGCGGAGGTgactggcggcggccggtgttGCGGCGATGGCAGCGGCTGCTCGGGCTCCAGCTTCGTGGACGATGGCCGgggctggaggcggcggcggcggctgctcggGAGGAGGATAAGAGTTCATTTGCCTTCACAATCTTATTATGGAGAAGCTGCTCGTTCATTTTTCTTAATAACGGGATTCATTCGTTTCAGCCTTtactttataaaatctaaatataattattatagagATTGCAAGATAGAACaccataaattataaattaacagCTTGATTGAAATAAGAATACTATGATGTAGCCATTGTATTCCTTAAAACTAGTAGAATCAAGTGTCGATGCCAAATCGATCGAATTCTGCTCCTATCACCGTTTGCTTTTTGTGTGtttcaaatattattttcataatattgcATTGGTTTATTTGCTAATGTTACACGCGGTGTTCTCTAATATTCCagctaatattttataatgattcATCCACTACAACTCAATGTTTGAtgtacaataaaaatatatcaattaagATTTACCAGTATTCAtttccttatttattttttggtgttAGATTTAAggtttaatatatgtttttgccttataattatatgtttCGTGACGAGAGCAAGATGTTTTGATCCTCATAAAAGATTTCACGTGATTATACTAtcataaaacaaaactaagttttaattaaaatatttgtatatcacatataaaacatagggTCATAATAGTTGAAACACTACAAAATACTTACTAAAACATcccaaaaataatatttacaagaaaaaattCCTTACATGCCCctgaaaatttgctcaaaCCCTTCTATACTTGCAAGGTGCAAATAGAGATGGAATACATATTCTTATGCATCCAAATGGTTCacttttttccattttcttcATATACTTGTTTGCTAAAAATTTGGcgagcaaaataaaaaaaaaaccaatactTTATATTAGTTGCTTTATTTTCCCCTTATGTCCTTATCTACAACAACCCCAATCTCCAATCAAACTAGTCATAGAAACACCAGGATCTCGCCTCTTACATGCAATGAATAATCAAGttaaaacaaaagcaaacaaagaaaaaggtatGAAAACAGGATGAAAAGAGAGAACTAAAAATGCATTGGCACATAAATATAGGTCAGTGCAGTATAAGGCCCCAATAGGATTTCAAGAATTTCACAtgaaacagttcaattcccATAGACAGAAATCGTGTATTTAGTCTACACTCTACATAGGGCCTGTCAGCTAGCATGGTAGCACAATACACGGAACCGGTGGCTCTAGAACCAGGTGATGACAAGAGGTGGTGCAAAGCCTAAATATGATGTAGGTACAACAAAAAAGAGCAGGCATATCTAGGATGAAGTGGCTATATTTTCAGTCCCTTTCATTGAAGTGGAGAAGATACCAACAAGAAACACCTGGGTTGACAGTCGAACGAAAGTGACCAGTGTGAGCAGCAACATCGCTAGTCAACTAACCATGCTCAGTTCACATAGTGTGGGTACAGTGAAGATCATCTTGTTCAGCCACATTACAGTGCAATTGAATAGGCATGCTTTTGTGATAATCAATTATGCGAGAGCAAAAGGACCATGAGTGATTCAAAGATGAAACATCCAAACTGAACACTATAAGGGAAAGTTCAGACATCAGGGAAAACACTAATTTGGTGAAGAACTGAACTGagggttgtttggttggttaatACGACTACATAGAGCCATGGACTACTGTTATGGGATACAACTATGCAATCTGAACCAACCGGACAATTCTTGTGAAACTAatagtataagaaaaataccTCCACATAGAAATACAATGTGGAGTAGCTAACAAAAATGGCAGCCAAATTCTTGTTTAAGAAAATATTCGGCAACAGACTAACACAATGCAATAATCTGAACCTAATCATGATCATATTTCTGTTGCAAAAACACGGGCAGTGTTTCATCTATCACTCTACACGTAGCATTTCAATTGTGAGGAACAGTAGTTACATTAGATACGAAGCATACGCCAGTCTCAGCTAAACCTTAGAAGAAATCCTGGAGGCCCCGGCCGGCGAAGAAGCGGTCGGAGAGCTCGGCGAGGAGCGCGTTCACGGAgagcagcgccgccgtggAGCCCGCGATGACGCCGAGCACGACGCCCGTGGTGCCCACCACCTTTGCGGGCGCCGGCCACTCGATCTCCGCCATCTCCTGCGCGACGCCGGCCCACCACCCTCCGCCGGCCCCGGccgcggcctccgcctccttccGCGCCCGCAGCACCTCCTTCAgctccgccgcaaccgcctcgggactcctctcccctcctccccccgcctcctccgcacCGGCCGTCGCggacgcctcctcctcttctcgcTCCTGCCCCTTGCTCTCTGCTGCGCCCTTGGAGgccgcggtggcgaggcggccgcggccggcggcggcggagcgggagagggagatcgACGGAGGGCGGAGGGCTGGGAAGGAAgcgcgcgcggaggcgggggcgggggcaggggcgggggcgaggaggcgggcggcgagTGGGGTGGTGGTCGGCGTGGTCGCCATGGCTCCGGTTTTGGTTGGTCCAGCGGCAGGGGAGGTTGCGTTCGGCGCCGGAGATAAGAGTcgaggagatggagatgggaGGTCGTCTCCTCTCCTCGGTGAACAGTCCGATCGCTGATCAACGGTCAGATTgtagagagggggggggggtgggggggggggggggaggctTGCTTTTCTGGTGTTTCCGTGAGACGTTGCAGAAAATGAAGGGAAAAGGTACAGGGGAATTGCTAGATTTCATGTGACCGGAATTGAACTTCTTTTGGTGTGTACAAGTTGGTGGGTGGGGATTTTGGTAGAGGCAAAGCTTTTCGTCTTCTCCCGCGTCATGGTTAATATAAGAACTACTGtagctttaaaaaatttttatgtcaCTAAAACCTAACATAGAAACTTATATAATAgtaacacaaaaatatatgatacatCATTAATGTATGGTGCATTTATCATACACTCACCAATATTTTAAAGCTGTTACATAAACACACATGTGACTGTCAATTTTTAGAACCCGCCTACATCACCTATAGTACTCACTCAAAGCTTATCCTCTTCTTCTATGCCTTTGACAACTCAAACTTTAATAGATGACTTAAGGGCTTAGGTTCTCGAGGCAGGAGCCAGGGTATTGGGGATTGAAGGAAGAACATAAAGATGTTTCTCTATGCTTAGAAGGATAGTTATGGTAGTGGACTGGTGGTGATGGTCAGGTGGTGAGGCGATAGAGGTTTTATTGGAGCTAACAGTGGCAAGCAGTGGTAGGGTAGTGTCGGGACAGGGAAGGTCATATGGTTAGAAGGCGATGGGTGATGGTGATGAATTTAGGAAGTGTCGCCTCCTTGCTTAGAAAAGAGGTAATCAAAGGGCTTGTTTTTGCGTGACGTGAAATAAAGAAGAATATGGACAACTCTACTTTTAAGTAGCAGAGATTACTCCGAACTACCTATAGATATACCGCATTCAAAAATGTTTGTGTTTCATAACTGTGATTTCATTTCATGTTGTCACCAGAATACCTGCTTACATTCGAAAAGAGCTACGGTAGGGCATGTAGGCTCAatgaatttcaaaaaaatagtttttcagGCATACTCTACAACTTGTCCAATCAAAATTTGCTCTATAGATTCATTCGGCGTTGCCAGCAATCTCTCCATGACATGTATCTAGAAGCAATTGAAGCCCTCAATATCTTTGTATTTGTGGGCATAACAGATGACAAACATGGTCATTCTTCTCCAGCAAAACTATGAACATTTGCATGTACAATCAACTGCCAGGTCAATGTAGAGTAGGCATATTTTCTTCTAGATCATTGTTGTAGATTTTTTCAGCTAGTAGGGCAACTGGCAGGGGATTTCTCCATCGCAGATTGCTCACGTTTCCACTGCAGGTGATAACTAGGGGTGTGCCTTGGACTCACCCCTTTCTGAATGGGTGGCGAGTTCCAAGACTGTAGAGGCCTCCCAATCGGTTGAACAGATGCCAGAAAACCCTGAGGTGCTTCAGCTTTGCGCATTACCTGGAAATAGAATGTGTTAGCATAAGAATGTTGACCACAAGATGGAACTTCCATCAGGTGCACTACTGTGAATGTAATTCAGTAGTTATGCTAGGCAGATCAAAATTACAAGACATATCTGCTTCTTTAGCACTCAAAATTTGTCCCAAAACATAAAGTTCGACACCTACAATCTCttttcaaccaatcacaaattTCTACAACTAGACCTCCTCGCAAATTTCTACAACTAGACCTCCTCGCCTACTTCCTATTCTCAACCAAGCATTACCTTCTCCCATTTAATTCCACCAACTTTCTCAATACCCATGCCCAGCTCTAAAAAAATCGTATATCCTGGAACTGAGGGAGTACTTAAAAGCGCAGTCGTCTACCTACTCCCATCCCCCACGCCACATGCAGTGTGCCCGTCTcgagaaaaccaaaacaaaccaGGTAATGAGAAAACCAAGCcgttggttaaaaaaaaactgttggACCTTCATACTCAATCCCCAAACCCAGCCCATTCCGAGTCACAAGAGCCCATAAAATAGCGAATATCTTATCCTAACCCAACATCACGTTGCAAAGCACAAACATCTTAGTATCTGATTAgtttacataaatattattgtcCAAATGAGCATTAAGATCTAATGCTATGACCATGAAGAAAAATACGTAGGGAAATCATAATACTAAAAGAAATCTTAGGCCatagaaaaacagaaaatataatttatatactatGAGGTTGAACATGAAAGCACTCGAAGCAGAGGCCATACTGTGAGAActcttgaaaaaaatgatgaccCACTCAATGATACAGCCTTCTCAACAGATTCCTTGTCAAAGAAAGTAACAAATGCAGCCCTGCAAGGATATCAGCAAGAAACCAAGGGATTAACAATAGGCAGCTTATAGATGACACGGACAAAATAGGTTGAAAGCACATATACCCTTTAGGGTGCCCAGTAATTGCATCTgtcaatatatttatcttagTCACAACACCGCACTTCATAAAATGCACTGACAATGCTTCCTTTGTTGCTGCAAAATGCACCTGAAACAATTATCCAGAAGGAATGAGTATGTGTTGCTGAGGTTTCTTTATTTACTTGTGTTTGCTGCTGAGGTTTCTTACTTTAGATTTAACAACTAACTGAACTATATGTCTATATATCAAAAAGATTTACACGGAATACAAGGAATTATGGCAATGCCTAAAGAGATCAGAGTGGTTCTTACATTTGTCACGAGAACAGTTCTGGAATCAGTATCCTCCTCTAGATTAGCATGGGGACCTAAAGGAACACAAAAATGTGATTAGGTTGTAGCTAAATCCGTGATATCTGCAGCATATCAAAATCACAATGACTGAGCTAGCATGTACAAGATTAGTAAGGGACACAATGTTCACAATGGCATTGTTCTAGGCAGGGCGTCAATGTCAATTTTAAGGGTGTGGATAGAGATGGGATTGCATGTCCTGTGGAAataaaaatcttttttttattgcttaaCTGAATTACAATATAcagatttaattatatatccaGGGTATGCCTCACCCATCCTAACTGGGCTCTTAATCTTAATTCTAACTTGACTCTTGTAATCAAAACTCCTTATCATAAATTGATTGATACCTTCCTAACTTAAGAgccctaatttttttcaaacaaacacATTCCTAACTACTCTATCTTATCCAACTCTGTTAATCTGTTTTGTTGCTGATGGGCACACCAGCCTTCTTGCACCTATAAGTACAGCGAATAAACAAGTTCATAAAAAGGTATATTGTAAATGAAATTCAAAACCTTCAATCATGGAACAGAATTAAGAGATACATAGTTATTTGATGTAAGTTGTGGAACTGGGACTGCTCTATAGTAAATAATGGacctttttcttaaaatatatgaaatgtGATGACTTTGCCAAATCTTTTCTATCTTGTCATTATTGGTTCCTTACATTTACTTCAGTACTCTACAATAACCTTCAAGTATGCACTTGACATCATTCAGATGCCCATCATATTTCACAATACCATCTCTGATCCAAGGACTTGCTGAGCACAATGGGTACCACTTTGTAGCACCATTGTCCCCACAACTGAATGTGACCACCTCTAATGATACCTTTTGTGGGTAGTTTCCTGGTGATGGtaccatatgaatttaggtgaATCATGTCTACATGGGCACTTGTCCAGAAAGAAGACAgacataaaaatttaagtcATGGGGTCAATTGCAGACCAActagtatattattttttatgttttgataAGTAGTTTGTGTAATTTTATCAGACTTTCACACTCTAAATATAACATTgtgcttataaaaatatagtgaaGATTTTACCAATTGAAAGAAAGACATGCAAAATTTATAGAACACTTCAGCAATAAGTTACTGCCTTCCTCTGtgcttttggaaaaaaaaaggcattgcGTATACCTTTCTTGTGGCATACTGGCATGATCAACAAAATTAGAAGCTACTTTGATGTAAAGATGGAAAGTATAGCTTGAGAGAACATTGTCCGCATAATTCAGGCAGGGCGAATAAATTATTATCTGTTTCCTACAGCTATATCCAGTGAGAGATATATTTCTCATGGATATGCCTCTCATAGATGTATAAAGGGTCCCCTCATGTTTTAACTAGAAGTGCCTAGGCCCATGAAATCAGGAGACCATATAAAACCACATATTACAGAAttaatcaaaaatatattggaggaagaagacccaAGGATATTTTTGACCTAGGTGATTATTTGACTATCAAGGGCATTATCAATAACTATTGATCGTTAGAATTGCATATTTCCCTGTAGATGGTTGAAATAAAAACAGCAAGCAATGTTTTACATCTCGACCTGAATAACAGCAGACCCTTTTttctacatgattaattagcaaGGATATATGCCTGATATCCAAAGGTGATCTACTAGGTTCCATGAATGAGAAAAACAATATAGCAAACCTGACGATAGAACACCTTGCTTCACATTGTTCATCTGCACTTGCTTAGAACGAAGCTTGAGCACATCCAGTTCCATTTTTTTGAGCTTTAGTTTCATATCCAACATTTCCTgcattaataaagaaaaggGCAGTTTTAGGTCACTAGAAGAGCCCAAGCAGTGAGGAAGTTACTTAAGCAGATAAAAGCTAACATCTTTTATAGGCTTGTTGCAGCAATTTCCACCATCTTCATGTACAGAAGATCCTGTCTTAGATTGTGCCGGGCTGCTAACTTTCTGACTTGGCAAAACTTCAGTCTCTAAATTCCTCTGTGTAGCTTGTTGAGCCAATTTGCTAGAACCTGATACGTGTCCTTTTGTTGATTTACTCACATGGCATACTGGCTCAGAGACTGTTGTTAGTGAGCTATTCACTTCAGAGGTGAATCCGTTCCGACCTTGTAATGGAACACTTCTTACTGGCAAAGTTGAACTGGACTTTTGGCGGATAACATCTCTAACTTGAAGCTGATTACGCTCTatatcaccaaaatttatccGACCAATAAACCTGCTTCTATTAGACTTCTCTGCATGCTCATGTGCTTGTACAGTATCAACGTCTGGATAGCTTCTGGGAAATCTTCTGGAATTTGctttatcaaataaatctcCTTCTGTACTTGAGTTCATACGGCATCTTAGATCATGCTCAGTAACCATTAACTTCGCCTTCTTATGTAGTCCATTTTGAACATGCATCTCATCGCTTTCTGCAGCATGAATATGATCCTTTATGGCAGGCTTTCCTAGCCTATCCCAAACATTGCCACGTTTTTTCATAGATTCTATATCTAGTTCATCATCAGTTTTTACAGACAAAGGAAACCGTCTTGCAGAAGCATTTCTTCCAAAACACTCTTCATGGTGGAGTTCCTCTGCATTACATTTTTCAACAATAGTATATTGATATGAAAGGGATATATAGCCAACCTCAAACTCTGTAAAGAATGCTATATACTTTTGATTTGAATTCATTACGTATTTtctcaataaaaaattatatagtacaAAAAAGGAATATGTTCCCCTACtgttttaaagttaaaaaaggGAGGAATAGGTTACATCAAGGCAGCTTACTGCCATAGTTAGACTTCATTAGATTAACAACAGAATTTAACACTGGAATCATGCACTTAAATATTATTCTCTCCAGTCAACAGTATGCTTGGTTTCACGGTTTTTGAGATGtgactttgatcaaattttatattagagtaagtttataaaatctaacgAAGAAGTAAGTTCATGAGATTATGAaagtaattttcaaataaaatatgtacatgCCATTTTTGTGATTTCAAAGTGTTTTAGAAGTCATTGAAAATCAAAGTTCAACTAGGTATAGTTTGAAGAGTAAAATTGTCCCAGCATTCAGAGTAGGAAAAATGCTTACCTCGTGCCAATGCTTGTGCAGTCCTTGCGGCTACACCAGACTTCAGTGTGGAGAAACTTCTGGCACTTGATGATCTCTGATCTTTCTGCTCTAAGAGAGAATCATAAACTTAGCTGCCACCTTTCATAATAAAGGAGTTGTTTAGAATCAAGGTATAGCATATTGACCTTCTGATCCTGGCCCTCCCAATAACATTGCTCGTCAACCAACCTTTCAGGAGTAATAGTAACCGTTGAACTAATGCGGCGCCGAGCAACATTTTGTCCTTCACTTGAGTCATGCTTCTGAAGGCCATGATGTTCTTGAGGTGATGAGATATCTGAATTTACCTGATCGATACTGGACGAGTTAGATTGAGACCAAAAAATACGAGCAATTTTCAGTAAGTCCTTCAATGTTCACGATAATTAGAACTTCATATATAcaatcaaaaagtcaaacgcTGTATGGACACCAAGGTACAAAAAGGGGTGTTAACTGGCTTGGTCACCAGTAGCAGAACAAAGTTGGCCAGCGTACATCAaatacaaattcaaattttgtttgttaattTTGTATAATGTTCAGTAAATCTAATAACCCACAGCAACCAATCCAGCCCAGGAAACCTATATGGACACTAATAATCACAAGAGAAATGCAGTAAGATTCTTACAATGCGAGTGTCCTCAGAGAGCACTTTTCTGATCTGAAGATTTTTCTTGCAATTATGATTCTGAATCTCATTTGTCTGATCATGCTTGATGCTAGAATTGTCAACCGATGTTAAAGCCTTTTTACTGAGGTGACCCCATAGCCTGCAAGCCAAAAGAAACATAACTTCACAGAGgtagagaaaacaaaaaaatacagGTAACTGCTTGCACGAACAGACAATATACCATGAAACAAATTTGGCGCTATCACCACCAAGAAAGGCCTCCAAGTCATCACGTGCTTGATACTGATGTTTCCCATTACAGACTAGAACAACAATGTATTCCTTCAGCCAAggaggaaaacaaaagaaactaatCAATCAGAATGTAACAAGCATAACTAATGAAGCAACTATAACATGGGCAACTCAAACGACAGACATTGTATTGATTCCAAGCATCATTCAAAACTCCCAATTGGCAAACCAGCAATATAAAGAGAGCAACATAGTTAAGTAAGCATAGTGTAATTTTAGCACCTATGCCGAAGCATCAATTTGAAGGTGATAGCTAATGCTGGGGCACATATTATCTTTACCATATTCGAACATAATACTCTTCGTATTAACTCAGTGGAATTTCATGTGCCTAGTTCTCTCACTCTGTTTCTTGTATGACATTTTTGTAATCAGATTTTAGTGCCTTTTTTCAGAAGATCAGAGTTTAATTTGAGTACTTACTGCGGTAAGCTAGACAACTATGAATCTTAGCTCCAAAACAACACATCAACATTTCACCATATACACTTACCACTTTATCATACAAATAGTCTATTTGTcatgagggggggggggggggggaggggcgCAAAATAGAGATCAGGGCACATCATTTGACACTAAATTTTCCCTCCACCATTCCgtttatctaaaaattggAACCTATAGCACCAATTGGCAAGCCCCTTCCCATTTCTGTAAAACCAGGATATCTCACTTTCCAATCCATGTCATATCCTACTTCCCAGTACATTCATGCTGCTTCCCCTATCGCCTCTTAAACCAACAGAGCACCGAACAAAATCAACCACGTCTCCACAATCTACCGGAGACACCTAAATCCCCTTTACCAAAAACCGACAGCCCATTCCGCTCGACTCCGACGAACCCCTTCCGCCGCACCCGCACCGCACGCCCAGGCAGCACGAACCACCACCGCGCCctaggctcctagggtttcccaccaccacccgagaggaaaaaggagagcggggagagggagggaggggggggtTCGATCAGCCGTACGGTCACGCAGCACGTACCGCGAGGACCTCGTCGGTGTACTTGCCGAGGAAGCGGGGGagcacgtcggcgacggcggcgcggagggcggcggcttCCGGCGAGCGCCGGTCGAGGCGGAAGGAccgctcgtcggcggcgaagaggcgCAGGCTCCGGCGCAGCAgctgctcctccgcctccgcctcccgccccatcgcctccgcctccgcctcccgccccatcgcctccgcctcccgccgccggaaTCTTCTGGTCGCACGCACGCAGCGGCAGTGCGGGTGGTTTTATCGTGCGTGTCAGCCTCCGTTGCCTTGCGAGGCAGAGCGCAGGCGGTGTGCTTAATTTTGGGGGCGAGTTTGGATTAGTTTCGCTGATGTTGACAACatgcctttttatttttcttctatgtTCTATCCTATTTGGACCAGATGAGATGAAGGCATCGATTAAAGGTgtatctctcttcttttttctttttaggaaAGGCATAACTTAAATAAAGTTCATTTTCTATCCTAACCACTGAAAGATTTGGTTTTAATAGGAATTTGCTAACAAAATTTCGAAGGAACGATCTCGTCAGTTTCTAACCTTAGGATTTGGGATAAGATTTGGGTTTTCTCTTAGTCTCCGATAACATTCGACGAGCCTAAACATCTAAGAATTAGGCTTTTATGCCAATAAAGGGTAGCATGGTTTCACTTAACTTAGTGGGATGATAGAGCCGATGGTGCTCTACAGCTCTAGCAGTTGTGGCAATGACACCATCGCCTAGGCCATAGAAAATGATAAATGCAGTGGGGCGGTGTTAACAGTGGAGGAGTGGTTAGGCGACGAGGCATCTTGGATGGTGTGGAAGCCATCGCCACTaaaagacagaaaaaaaatgtagggtATTCGCCACTGCTTGGATGGAAGTGGAGTGAGGAAAGAGGATAAAGTGGGAATAGGAGGGAATGGGGGTCTTGTGGCGCCAGTGAGGCTAGGGCAATGACATGCTGGTACAAGGAGGCAGAGGATGAGAGGAAATTGGCGGGAGGAGGTGAACGACAGTGGCATCCGGAAGTGGAGGAGAAAGAAGGAGATGATTTAGAGAGGTTTTGTATGAATCTTGAAGCAATCATGTCTGTCTAAATAAGTTTGAGAAAAAATCCCTTGTGAACAACAGTAGCACGAAGATGTAGAAGTTGGGCGCCCAACTTTTGGCTTTTGGTTCAAAATAAAGAGATGGAGCCATGTTCAAACTACTCCATAACTATACTTCAAACTCCGTTATTAGAGTTAAATTTACAAGTTAAGAGTTATATGCCATACATGCTCTAAGTAAAATCTAAAGGGTCATAGGGTCCGTCTTGTAAGATCAAGCAGTGATCTATAagtttttgtgatgaacaaattgATGGTTTGTGAATTAAGTGTTTTTGTGATAATTGATTGGGTagtcagaccgcaggtatatggccggtcagaccgttGGAACACCTACGGTCAGACCGTAGGTAtgtgggcggtcagaccggcagGTCAGCCCCAACAGGTTCAATTTTTTGTGATCTTTTCGGTTTCAGATTTGTTCTTCgtgaattcgacttctagttggtttctataTG
This window harbors:
- the LOC102714286 gene encoding uncharacterized protein LOC102714286 yields the protein MGREAEAEAMGREAEAEEQLLRRSLRLFAADERSFRLDRRSPEAAALRAAVADVLPRFLGKYTDEVLAEYIVVLVCNGKHQYQARDDLEAFLGGDSAKFVSWLWGHLSKKALTSVDNSSIKHDQTNEIQNHNCKKNLQIRKVLSEDTRIVNSDISSPQEHHGLQKHDSSEGQNVARRRISSTVTITPERLVDEQCYWEGQDQKKDQRSSSARSFSTLKSGVAARTAQALAREELHHEECFGRNASARRFPLSVKTDDELDIESMKKRGNVWDRLGKPAIKDHIHAAESDEMHVQNGLHKKAKLMVTEHDLRCRMNSSTEGDLFDKANSRRFPRSYPDVDTVQAHEHAEKSNRSRFIGRINFGDIERNQLQVRDVIRQKSSSTLPVRSVPLQGRNGFTSEVNSSLTTVSEPVCHVSKSTKGHVSGSSKLAQQATQRNLETEVLPSQKVSSPAQSKTGSSVHEDGGNCCNKPIKDEMLDMKLKLKKMELDVLKLRSKQVQMNNVKQGVLSSGPHANLEEDTDSRTVLVTNVHFAATKEALSVHFMKCGVVTKINILTDAITGHPKGAAFVTFFDKESVEKAVSLSGSSFFSRVLTVMRKAEAPQGFLASVQPIGRPLQSWNSPPIQKGVSPRHTPSYHLQWKREQSAMEKSPASCPTS